In the Pseudanabaena sp. PCC 7367 genome, one interval contains:
- a CDS encoding PD-(D/E)XK nuclease family protein, which produces MQEDLAIAPDPFTTKVDADPVRHQSAPIAIAQSHLSKWQTCRRKFQHTYIDSLTTPISSIQEEKMQLGQKFHLLMQQHALGLDVEPLVVNYQDRKLQKWLDCSQEWLAQLQQSIGGDRHSEHRRTLSMPGSMSGSMSESMPGSELDNILAQRPERDKAAQVYTLTAVYDLVFFADSSALIVDWKTHQKPIPTSQLRASWQTRLYLFLLAETTAYQPDQLKITYWFANKAKATTLGYDAEQHERTRADLKEILAAIDQAKQTNDFPKIELTSSAVEVCKHCDFAYRCDRDALIEADASNKNNELVELLTSRSPQISDLPTELIKHPEQLATSLEQIPEIEI; this is translated from the coding sequence ATGCAAGAAGATCTTGCGATCGCTCCTGACCCCTTCACTACTAAGGTTGATGCTGACCCCGTTCGTCATCAATCAGCCCCCATTGCGATCGCCCAGAGTCATCTGAGCAAATGGCAAACCTGTCGGCGTAAGTTTCAGCATACTTATATTGATAGCCTAACTACCCCTATTTCTAGCATTCAAGAAGAAAAAATGCAGTTGGGGCAAAAGTTTCATCTGCTGATGCAACAACATGCCCTGGGACTTGATGTTGAACCTTTGGTGGTTAATTATCAGGATCGCAAGTTGCAAAAATGGCTGGATTGCTCCCAGGAGTGGCTTGCCCAATTACAGCAATCGATCGGTGGCGATCGCCACAGTGAACATCGCCGTACATTGAGTATGCCTGGAAGTATGTCTGGAAGTATGTCTGAGAGTATGCCTGGCAGTGAGTTAGATAATATATTGGCACAAAGACCAGAGAGGGATAAGGCTGCCCAAGTCTATACCCTCACGGCGGTATATGATCTGGTGTTCTTTGCCGATAGTTCAGCCCTGATTGTAGATTGGAAGACCCATCAAAAGCCAATTCCCACCTCACAATTACGAGCAAGCTGGCAAACTCGGCTCTATTTATTTTTGCTGGCGGAAACCACCGCCTACCAGCCCGATCAACTTAAAATCACCTATTGGTTTGCCAATAAGGCCAAAGCAACTACATTAGGCTATGATGCCGAGCAACATGAAAGGACTAGGGCAGATTTAAAAGAGATATTGGCGGCGATCGACCAAGCCAAACAAACAAACGATTTTCCCAAAATAGAGCTTACTAGTTCTGCTGTTGAGGTGTGTAAACATTGTGATTTTGCCTATCGCTGCGATCGTGACGCGCTGATAGAAGCTGATGCAAGTAATAAAAACAATGAATTAGTGGAGCTGCTGACATCTCGATCGCCCCAAATTTCTGATCTACCCACTGAACTAATTAAGCATCCGGAACAATTGGCAACCAGTCTGGAGCAAATACCCGAAATAGAAATCTAA
- a CDS encoding rhodanese-like domain-containing protein → MSKSNPDRRSEKQVWRYLVVALLCILGLSMGAMAVVAKSTRLDLWTYLNSRTHKTITVQELQQGLVEPLVLIDVRSPQEYAEDHILGSVLVPIDEIESGDGVQQIQAIVEQSLGAGQPQPTVVLYCRTGPRSHRAYAKLSKAADFNFVVLEGGITAWRETVQAGL, encoded by the coding sequence ATGTCTAAATCTAATCCCGATCGCCGCAGTGAAAAGCAGGTTTGGCGATATCTGGTTGTTGCCCTGCTTTGTATTTTGGGGTTAAGCATGGGCGCAATGGCAGTAGTAGCCAAATCTACGCGGCTGGATCTGTGGACCTATTTAAACAGTCGCACCCACAAAACCATCACAGTGCAAGAGTTGCAGCAAGGCTTGGTTGAACCGCTGGTTTTAATTGATGTGCGATCGCCCCAGGAATATGCTGAAGATCACATTTTGGGCAGCGTTCTAGTGCCGATCGATGAGATTGAGTCTGGCGACGGGGTGCAGCAAATCCAGGCAATTGTGGAGCAAAGTTTAGGCGCTGGCCAACCCCAACCAACTGTGGTGCTTTATTGCCGCACGGGGCCGCGATCGCATCGAGCCTATGCCAAACTTTCCAAAGCAGCAGACTTCAATTTTGTAGTGCTAGAGGGTGGGATCACCGCATGGCGCGAGACTGTTCAGGCCGGGCTCTAG